A single genomic interval of Hevea brasiliensis isolate MT/VB/25A 57/8 chromosome 4, ASM3005281v1, whole genome shotgun sequence harbors:
- the LOC110671685 gene encoding urease accessory protein D isoform X3, with the protein METGKVTVEKVDGKSTVTRCFSKYPLKFIIPTKVGPSKSDAVWIYTLTYGGGIVSGDSISSEFNIGDGCTTVLTTQASTKVYKSLGSKCSEQFLEARIGRDSLLAVIPDPVTCFSTARYSQKQVFRVLSDSNLVIVDWITSGRHESGEKWDFDLYKSTNNIFLDHDQPLFLDTVLLEQGNIAAITERMRDYQVIAMVIILGPKLKHIQTQVQEHVKMIMSEQLQVPFVGLRGHIKSNSSICFTKPPFIASCSLFGPKKNRIYGAAAMDIQV; encoded by the exons ATGGAAACGGGAAAGGTAACAGTGGAGAAAGTAGATGGAAAATCAACAGTGACAAGATGCTTCTCTAAGTATCCTCTCAAATTCATCATTCCCACAAAG GTGGGTCCTTCCAAAAGTGATGCTGTTTGGATTTACACCCTCACCTATGGTGGTGGCATTGTCTCT GGAGATTCTATATCAAGTGAATTTAACATTGGAGATGGATGCACCACTGTCCTCACAACCCAAGCTTCTACCAAG GTGTACAAGTCTTTGGGTTCTAAATGTTCTGAACAATTTCTTGAG GCAAGAATTGGCAGGGACTCCCTTTTGGCTGTCATTCCAGATCCAGTGACATGTTTTTCAACTGCAAGATACTCTCAAAAGCAAGTCTTTAGAGTGCTTTCAGACTCAAATTTAGTAATTGTTGATTGGATTACCAGTGGACGTCATGAAAGTGgagaaaaatgggattttgatctTTATAAGagcaccaacaacattttcttggATCATGATCAGCCTTTGTTCCTTGATACC GTATTGCTAGAGCAAGGAAACATTGCTGCTATCACAGAACGCATGCGTGACTACCAAGTTATTGCAATGGTTATAATCTTGGG GCCAAAGCTGAAGCACATTCAAACTCAAGTTCAAGAACATGTGAAAATGATAATGTCTGAGCAATTGCAAGTGCCTTTTGTTGGCTTACGTGGCCATATAAAATCAAATTCTAGTATTTGCTTCACCAAACCACCATTTATTGCATCTTGCAGCTTATTTGGTCCTAAG AAAAACAGGATTTATGGAGCAGCTGCGATGGACATTCAAGTGTGA